A portion of the Streptosporangiales bacterium genome contains these proteins:
- a CDS encoding phosphate ABC transporter ATP-binding protein produces the protein MSPHEDSNGSTPARRTPGGTRVEINGLTAYYGSRAAVTDVTLTVEPQSVHAFIGPSGCGKSTVLRAINRMHEEIPGARIEGTITIDGVDVYGPGVDATSVRRAVGMVFQKANPFPTMSIYDNVVAGLRLVGRNGRRKGGYDEVVERALRRTNLWDEVKDRLQKPGSALSGGQQQRLCIARAIAVEPEVVLMDEPCSALDPISTLAIEDLIAELKEQYTIIIVTHNMQQASRVSDVTAFFSVPGPGMPGTLIEVDDTKTMFQTPSQKATEDYITGRVG, from the coding sequence GTGAGCCCGCACGAGGACTCGAACGGCTCGACGCCGGCACGACGCACGCCCGGCGGCACCCGCGTCGAGATCAACGGCCTAACGGCGTACTACGGCTCGCGCGCCGCGGTCACCGACGTCACCCTGACCGTCGAGCCGCAGTCGGTGCACGCGTTCATCGGTCCGTCGGGCTGCGGCAAGTCGACCGTGCTGCGGGCGATCAACCGGATGCACGAAGAGATCCCCGGCGCGCGCATCGAGGGCACGATCACCATCGACGGCGTCGACGTGTACGGCCCCGGCGTCGACGCGACCTCGGTACGCCGTGCCGTCGGCATGGTGTTCCAGAAGGCCAACCCGTTCCCGACGATGTCGATCTACGACAACGTCGTCGCAGGGCTGAGGCTCGTCGGCCGCAACGGCAGGCGCAAGGGCGGTTACGACGAGGTCGTGGAGCGGGCCCTGCGCCGGACGAACCTCTGGGACGAGGTCAAGGACCGCCTGCAGAAGCCAGGATCGGCGCTGTCCGGCGGGCAGCAGCAGCGGCTCTGCATCGCGCGGGCGATCGCGGTGGAGCCCGAGGTCGTCCTGATGGACGAGCCCTGCTCCGCGCTCGACCCGATCTCGACGCTGGCGATCGAGGACCTGATCGCCGAGCTGAAGGAGCAGTACACGATCATCATCGTCACCCACAACATGCAGCAGGCCTCGCGGGTGAGCGACGTGACCGCGTTCTTCTCCGTCCCGGGCCCCGGCATGCCGGGCACCCTCATCGAGGTCGACGACACCAAGACGATGTTCCAGACCCCGTCGCAGAAGGCGACCGAGGACTACATCACCGGCCGCGTCGGCTGA